The following are from one region of the Fibrobacter sp. UWEL genome:
- a CDS encoding CMP deaminase, protein MNNNSSRTKLRDEVYTQMMVAQARLSKDQNTQMGAILVSPEGRVISTGYNGAPAGFDDETVPYTREKQLLAYDLLDADSGELLSHHEFEANKYPFMVHAEINALHYARGKVPAGSKLYVIGFPCERCALDVSLSGVSEVFVTKDDYDPKSTLNNSRDTAYYMFAQAKIVVTLCGKRIRPVVSKPNA, encoded by the coding sequence ATGAATAATAACTCTTCTCGTACAAAGCTTCGCGACGAAGTCTACACCCAGATGATGGTGGCTCAGGCTCGTCTTTCCAAAGATCAGAACACTCAGATGGGCGCTATCCTGGTGTCTCCCGAAGGTCGCGTCATCAGTACCGGCTACAACGGCGCTCCCGCAGGCTTTGACGATGAGACCGTGCCTTACACCCGCGAAAAGCAGCTGCTGGCATACGACCTGCTGGATGCAGACTCCGGCGAACTCTTGAGCCATCACGAATTCGAGGCCAACAAGTATCCCTTTATGGTCCATGCCGAAATCAACGCTCTCCATTATGCCCGCGGTAAGGTCCCTGCAGGTTCCAAGCTTTACGTCATTGGCTTCCCCTGCGAACGTTGCGCTCTGGATGTAAGCCTTTCTGGCGTTTCCGAAGTTTTCGTGACGAAGGATGATTACGATCCCAAGTCCACCCTCAATAACAGCCGCGATACCGCCTACTACATGTTCGCTCAGGCAAAAATCGTGGTGACCCTCTGCGGTAAGCGTATCCGCCCGGTGGTGAGCAAGCCTAATGCATAA
- a CDS encoding fibro-slime domain-containing protein encodes MDTLYFVPDQEQFLTEGDDGWYTQFPEGAEGVCKYDIPMVVYDTDAKLHPAFSCYGMTGEGCQKGAQGISASEALKATDACIGITTGLVENTLDETVNQFKRKPKLTKKGTACFFSEELFSQLFNATQDVNEASCTTLPLIRSSNYGWGFESDFFQSPGAKDPGGFFPVEQSTDESIKAMGSTPLADARVKRAADGPIFYGSELRKINEATGYANIKTVCNGPGWDGGKDCEGVFGDGDKTEALIQSIYRDAKCVIGWSCPDQAPEEWIFFKDGTETALSSSENKLSGSSRWTGERNQHFCTESHLTFTYNEGQTFSVLGDDDIWVYIDNKLAIDLGGTHLAAPGFVDLNKFVGKSGKLVVGESYNLDMFTCDRRTTMSNLTVETNIFMRAKQSSIQVQASKDQNSSTTTNYQICYRKSQSDCQNMINGTIEDPETCASAPSIKFVLTKGENYNSDESVVLEVGKVHYGGIDLTNINKPLIDRSKINDLSDGEYTLFAEIEGKHKKITSFRIGGEDAITTKPVAASNLKVHSNGASIAITAQGAKTFAVMDMMGRVLKSGNLMNGLASIPMNRSGSFMVRVGNQTQRVNLK; translated from the coding sequence GTGGACACCTTGTACTTTGTTCCTGATCAGGAACAATTCCTCACCGAAGGCGATGATGGTTGGTATACCCAGTTCCCTGAAGGTGCAGAAGGCGTTTGCAAATATGACATTCCCATGGTCGTTTACGATACTGACGCAAAACTGCATCCCGCATTCTCCTGCTATGGAATGACAGGGGAAGGATGTCAGAAGGGAGCCCAGGGAATCAGCGCAAGCGAGGCTCTAAAGGCAACTGACGCTTGTATAGGCATCACAACCGGCCTGGTAGAAAACACCCTGGACGAAACCGTCAATCAGTTCAAGCGCAAGCCTAAGTTGACTAAGAAGGGTACAGCATGTTTCTTCAGCGAAGAACTCTTTAGCCAGCTCTTTAATGCGACTCAGGATGTAAACGAAGCCAGCTGTACTACTCTACCCTTAATAAGATCAAGCAACTATGGATGGGGTTTTGAGTCCGACTTCTTCCAAAGCCCTGGTGCAAAGGATCCTGGCGGATTCTTCCCGGTAGAACAATCTACAGACGAAAGTATTAAGGCAATGGGCTCAACACCCTTGGCAGATGCCCGCGTAAAGCGCGCTGCAGATGGTCCTATTTTCTACGGATCTGAATTGAGAAAGATCAACGAAGCTACCGGTTACGCAAACATCAAGACAGTCTGTAACGGTCCCGGCTGGGATGGTGGCAAGGATTGCGAAGGCGTATTTGGAGATGGAGACAAGACCGAAGCGCTTATCCAGAGCATTTACCGCGATGCCAAGTGCGTAATCGGCTGGTCCTGCCCTGATCAGGCACCCGAAGAATGGATCTTCTTTAAGGACGGTACAGAAACAGCATTGTCTTCCAGCGAAAACAAACTTTCCGGATCGTCCCGTTGGACCGGCGAACGTAACCAGCACTTCTGTACAGAATCTCACCTTACCTTCACTTACAACGAAGGTCAGACCTTCTCTGTGCTTGGCGATGACGACATATGGGTATACATTGACAACAAGTTGGCCATCGACTTGGGCGGCACCCATCTAGCAGCCCCGGGCTTTGTAGACTTGAACAAGTTTGTAGGCAAAAGCGGAAAGCTGGTTGTTGGCGAATCCTACAATCTGGACATGTTCACCTGCGATCGCCGTACCACCATGTCTAATCTAACCGTCGAAACCAACATCTTCATGCGAGCAAAGCAGTCCTCCATTCAGGTTCAAGCAAGTAAGGATCAGAATTCCTCCACCACCACCAACTACCAGATCTGTTACAGAAAATCCCAGAGCGATTGCCAGAACATGATCAACGGCACTATTGAGGATCCCGAAACTTGTGCATCTGCACCGAGCATCAAATTCGTCCTGACCAAGGGAGAAAATTACAATAGCGACGAATCAGTAGTTCTTGAAGTCGGCAAGGTTCATTACGGAGGCATTGACTTGACCAACATTAACAAACCCTTGATTGACAGATCCAAGATTAACGATCTTTCCGATGGCGAATATACCCTGTTTGCTGAAATCGAGGGCAAACACAAGAAGATTACCTCATTCCGCATTGGCGGTGAAGACGCCATTACCACAAAGCCAGTGGCAGCCTCCAACCTGAAGGTTCATTCTAACGGAGCATCCATTGCTATTACCGCACAGGGCGCCAAGACATTCGCTGTCATGGATATGATGGGCAGAGTCCTGAAGTCCGGCAACCTGATGAACGGACTGGCAAGCATCCCCATGAATCGCAGCGGAAGCTTCATGGTACGCGTAGGCAACCAGACCCAGCGAGTAAACCTGAAGTAA
- a CDS encoding SDR family oxidoreductase, producing the protein MIDVKGKWTLITGGCRGVGRLTAIEMAKLGANIILQGRCKANADKVIEELKPYGVEVRAVGCNLESADEISAALAEIDSWGVQVDLVFNNAGLMSHYFQDYLSNTMEDFHHAMAVNFYAPIQIAYHFLPGMIQRGFGRMQLTTSGIANEPELMGYACAKAALTKFVKDFAVKLNGTDVMMNVMDPGWLRTDLGGPAAPNAPETVIPGSMVGVLLDDKKSGRWFCAQEFTGMSLEDAVKKGATVE; encoded by the coding sequence ATGATTGACGTTAAGGGTAAATGGACCTTGATTACCGGCGGCTGCCGTGGTGTAGGCCGTCTCACGGCCATCGAAATGGCAAAGCTTGGCGCAAATATTATTCTTCAGGGCCGTTGCAAGGCCAACGCAGATAAGGTCATCGAAGAATTGAAACCCTATGGCGTGGAAGTGCGTGCTGTTGGCTGCAACCTGGAAAGCGCCGACGAAATCTCTGCCGCTCTCGCTGAAATCGATTCCTGGGGTGTCCAGGTGGACCTGGTGTTCAATAATGCAGGTCTCATGAGCCATTACTTCCAGGATTACCTTTCCAACACCATGGAAGACTTTCACCACGCTATGGCTGTGAACTTCTACGCTCCCATCCAGATTGCCTATCATTTCCTTCCGGGCATGATCCAGCGTGGCTTTGGCCGTATGCAGCTTACCACCAGCGGCATCGCCAACGAACCGGAATTGATGGGCTATGCCTGTGCAAAGGCTGCCCTCACCAAGTTCGTGAAGGATTTTGCCGTCAAGCTGAATGGTACCGACGTCATGATGAACGTCATGGATCCGGGTTGGCTCCGTACGGATCTGGGTGGCCCCGCCGCTCCCAACGCTCCCGAAACTGTGATTCCGGGTTCCATGGTGGGTGTCCTGCTGGATGACAAGAAGAGCGGTCGCTGGTTCTGCGCTCAGGAATTTACCGGCATGTCTCTTGAAGATGCCGTGAAAAAAGGTGCAACCGTCGAATAA